One genomic segment of Streptomyces niveus includes these proteins:
- the mobC gene encoding plasmid mobilization relaxosome protein MobC, with protein sequence MAEGLGHQGVPEQNDPTDVAASAVVPLPRAADQAALHRVARRRERQDEQRKERVDVRYSVDEKTDILGMAQSLNIAAAHYVGAVVMAHVHGDLALPGRRTALDDYIDELNALRAQITHIGRNLNQIAKKLHSGGHPHPGDSALLAQTEHTLTAVGVAVRDIAQAANQAVSKKAVR encoded by the coding sequence GTGGCGGAGGGGCTCGGGCACCAGGGGGTGCCCGAGCAGAACGATCCCACTGACGTTGCTGCGTCTGCTGTTGTGCCGTTGCCGCGTGCTGCTGATCAAGCCGCGCTGCACCGCGTCGCCCGCCGCCGCGAGCGCCAAGACGAGCAGCGCAAAGAGCGCGTCGATGTCCGCTACAGCGTCGATGAGAAGACCGACATCCTCGGCATGGCCCAGTCGCTGAACATCGCCGCCGCCCACTACGTCGGCGCCGTCGTCATGGCCCACGTGCACGGTGACCTCGCGCTGCCCGGCCGGCGCACCGCGCTGGATGACTACATCGACGAACTCAACGCGCTGCGCGCCCAGATCACCCACATCGGCCGCAACCTCAACCAGATCGCCAAGAAGCTCCACTCCGGCGGCCACCCACACCCCGGGGACAGCGCCCTGCTCGCCCAGACCGAGCACACCCTGACCGCCGTAGGCGTGGCTGTGCGGGACATCGCGCAGGCCGCGAACCAGGCGGTCAGCAAGAAGGCCGTCCGTTGA